Proteins co-encoded in one Apteryx mantelli isolate bAptMan1 chromosome 4, bAptMan1.hap1, whole genome shotgun sequence genomic window:
- the RPS6KB2 gene encoding ribosomal protein S6 kinase beta-2 isoform X2, with protein sequence MAGVFDIDLETEEGSDGDEPELGAEMELEPRGNGLEPVGHYEEIEISESSVNNGPEHIGPHCFELLRVLGKGGYGKVFQVRKVQGTNTGKIFAMKVLKKAKIACNAKDTAHTRAERNILEAVKHPFIVDLMYAFQTGGKLYLILECLSGGELFMQLEREGIFLEDTACFYLSEITLALGHLHSNGIIYRDLKPENIMLNSQGHIKLTDFGLCKESIHDGAVTHTFCGTIEYMAPEILVRSGHNRAVDWWSLGALMYDMLTGSPPFTAENRKKTIDKILKGKLVLPPYLTPDARDLLKKFLKRNPSQRVGGGPGDAADVQKQPFFRHINWDDLLARKLDPPFKPCLQSEEDVSQFDTRFTRQTPVDSPDDAAISESANQAFLGFTYVAPSVLESIKEGFSFQPKVRSPRRLNSSPRTPVSPVKFSPFEPFKAGAAAEPMELGPSSPPPPEGTAPLPIKTAAGAKKQKGGRGRVPR encoded by the exons GAGATGGAGCTGGAGCCGCGAGGGAACGGCCTGGA GCCTGTGGGGCACTACGAGGAGATTGAGATCTCGGAGAGCAGCGTCAACAACGGCCCCGAGCACATCGGCCCGCACTGCTTCGAGCTGCTCCGCGTCCTGGGCAAGGGCGGCTACGGCAAG GTATTCCAGGTCCGCAAAGTGCAGGGCACCAACACGGGCAAGATCTTTGCCATGAAGGTCCTGAAGAAG GCCAAGATCGCCTGCAACGCCAAGGACACGGCACACACGCGGGCCGAGAGGAACATCCTGGAGGCCGTCAAGCACCCCTTCATCGTCGACCTCATGTACGCCTTCCAGACGGGCGGCAAGCTCTATCTCATCCTGGAGTGCCTCAGCG GTGGAGAGCTCTTCATGCAGCTCGAGCGGGAGGGCATCTTTCTAGAGGACACTGCCTG TTTCTACCTTAGCGAGATCACGTTGGCACTGGGCCACCTGCACTCCAACGGCATCATCTACCGAGACCTCAAGCCGGAGAACATCATGCTCAACAGCCAAG GCCACATCAAGCTGACGGACTTTGGGCTGTGCAAAGAGTCGATCCACGACGGGGCCGTCACGCACACCTTCTGTGGCACCATCGAGTACAT GGCCCCGGAGATCCTGGTCCGCAGCGGACACAACCGAGCGGTGGACTGGTGGAGCCTGGGCGCCCTGATGTACGACATGCTCACAGGATCG CCCCCCTTCACAGCCGAGAACCGCAAGAAAACCATCGACAAAATCCTCAAGGGCAAGCTGGTGCTGCCGCCCTACCTGACACCCGATGCCCGGGACCTGCTCAAGAAG ttCCTCAAGCGAAACCCCAGCCAGCGGGTCGGGGGGGGCCCGGGCGACGCAGCCGACGTGCAG aagcagcccttcttccgCCACATCAACTGGGACGACCTCCTGGCCCGCAAGCTCGACCCCCCCTTCAAGCCCTGCCTG CAGTCGGAGGAGGACGTGAGCCAGTTCGACACCCGCTTCACCCGCCAGACGCCCGTGGACAGCCCCGACGACGCGGCCATCAGCGAGAGCGCCAACCAGGCTTTCCTG ggctTCACCTACGTGGCCCCATCGGTGCTGGAGAGCATCAAGGAGGGGTTCTCCTTCCAGCCCAAGGTGCGCTCGCCCCGGCGCCTCAACAGCAGCCCCCGCACACCCGTCAG CCCTGTGAAGTTCTCGCCCTTCGAGCCCTTCAAGGCGGGCGCCGCGGCAGAGCCCATGGAGCTGGGGCCCagctcgccccccccgcccgagGGCACGGCCCCGCTGCCCATCAAGACCGCGGCCGGTGCCAAGAAGCagaagggggggcgggggcgggtgCCCAGgtag
- the PTPRCAP gene encoding LOW QUALITY PROTEIN: protein tyrosine phosphatase receptor type C-associated protein (The sequence of the model RefSeq protein was modified relative to this genomic sequence to represent the inferred CDS: inserted 2 bases in 2 codons; deleted 1 base in 1 codon) translates to MGQGDRARRARGLCRLQRRRARGPRGSLLLLALPGLAAASEPVGSRSDRAVGALVGVLLCLALGLALAWHHLCRLSAGRYHPRPLGRRALALLQGRWSRLRATASPXAQGPDEAEDEVRPPRDEEEELMPWXQDQQDEEDEEEEKEEEEEEEEEATAALTVETDDAPGAEPADLAGTPPSAGQVAGGSAEALLSDLHAFSGTAAWGDARPHVTAL, encoded by the exons ATGGGGCAGGGCGACAGGGCGCGCAGGGCTAGGGGCCTTTGCAG GCTGCAGCGCCGCCgtgcccgcggcccccggggctcgctgctgctgctggcgctgccggGGCTGGCGGCCGCCTCGGAACCGGTGGGCAGCCGCAGCGACCGGGCCGTGGGGGCCCTGGTGGGCGtcctgctgtgcctggccctggggctggccctgGCCTGGCACCACCTCTGCCGC CTCTCCGCCGGGCGCTACCACCCCCGGCCCCTGGGTCGCCGGGCCCTGGCGCTGCTGCAGGGCCGCTGGAGCCGCCTGCGGGCCACAGCCTCCC GGGCACAGGGCCCCGATGAGGCCGAGGATGAGGTGAGGCCCCCCCGcgacgaggaggaggagctgATGCCCT CCCAGGACCAGCAGGATGAGGAGGacgaagaggaggagaaggaggaggaggaggaggaggaagaggaggccacggCAGCCTTGACCGTGGAGACAGACGACGCGCCGGGCGCAGAGCCCGCGGACCTGGCTGGGACCCCCCCCTCGGCCGGGCAGgtggcggggggcagcgccgAGGCCCTGCTCAGCGACCTCCACGCCTTCTCGGGGACGGCCGCCTGGGGGGACGCGCGGCCCCACGTCACCGCCCTCTGa
- the RPS6KB2 gene encoding ribosomal protein S6 kinase beta-2 isoform X1: MAGVFDIDLETEEGSDGDEPELGAEMELEPRGNGLEPVGHYEEIEISESSVNNGPEHIGPHCFELLRVLGKGGYGKVFQVRKVQGTNTGKIFAMKVLKKAKIACNAKDTAHTRAERNILEAVKHPFIVDLMYAFQTGGKLYLILECLSGGELFMQLEREGIFLEDTACFYLSEITLALGHLHSNGIIYRDLKPENIMLNSQGHIKLTDFGLCKESIHDGAVTHTFCGTIEYMAPEILVRSGHNRAVDWWSLGALMYDMLTGSATPLHSREPQENHRQNPQGQAGAAALPDTRCPGPAQEVPQAKPQPAGRGGPGRRSRRAEAALLPPHQLGRPPGPQARPPLQALPAVGGGREPVRHPLHPPDARGQPRRRGHQRERQPGFPGLHLRGPIGAGEHQGGVLLPAQGALAPAPQQQPPHTRQPCEVLALRALQGGRRGRAHGAGAQLAPPARGHGPAAHQDRGRCQEAEGGAGAGAQVGGGGGGGWGQGGGA, translated from the exons GAGATGGAGCTGGAGCCGCGAGGGAACGGCCTGGA GCCTGTGGGGCACTACGAGGAGATTGAGATCTCGGAGAGCAGCGTCAACAACGGCCCCGAGCACATCGGCCCGCACTGCTTCGAGCTGCTCCGCGTCCTGGGCAAGGGCGGCTACGGCAAG GTATTCCAGGTCCGCAAAGTGCAGGGCACCAACACGGGCAAGATCTTTGCCATGAAGGTCCTGAAGAAG GCCAAGATCGCCTGCAACGCCAAGGACACGGCACACACGCGGGCCGAGAGGAACATCCTGGAGGCCGTCAAGCACCCCTTCATCGTCGACCTCATGTACGCCTTCCAGACGGGCGGCAAGCTCTATCTCATCCTGGAGTGCCTCAGCG GTGGAGAGCTCTTCATGCAGCTCGAGCGGGAGGGCATCTTTCTAGAGGACACTGCCTG TTTCTACCTTAGCGAGATCACGTTGGCACTGGGCCACCTGCACTCCAACGGCATCATCTACCGAGACCTCAAGCCGGAGAACATCATGCTCAACAGCCAAG GCCACATCAAGCTGACGGACTTTGGGCTGTGCAAAGAGTCGATCCACGACGGGGCCGTCACGCACACCTTCTGTGGCACCATCGAGTACAT GGCCCCGGAGATCCTGGTCCGCAGCGGACACAACCGAGCGGTGGACTGGTGGAGCCTGGGCGCCCTGATGTACGACATGCTCACAGGATCGGCAA CCCCCCTTCACAGCCGAGAACCGCAAGAAAACCATCGACAAAATCCTCAAGGGCAAGCTGGTGCTGCCGCCCTACCTGACACCCGATGCCCGGGACCTGCTCAAGAAG ttCCTCAAGCGAAACCCCAGCCAGCGGGTCGGGGGGGGCCCGGGCGACGCAGCCGACGTGCAG aagcagcccttcttccgCCACATCAACTGGGACGACCTCCTGGCCCGCAAGCTCGACCCCCCCTTCAAGCCCTGCCTG CAGTCGGAGGAGGACGTGAGCCAGTTCGACACCCGCTTCACCCGCCAGACGCCCGTGGACAGCCCCGACGACGCGGCCATCAGCGAGAGCGCCAACCAGGCTTTCCTG ggctTCACCTACGTGGCCCCATCGGTGCTGGAGAGCATCAAGGAGGGGTTCTCCTTCCAGCCCAAGGTGCGCTCGCCCCGGCGCCTCAACAGCAGCCCCCGCACACCCGTCAG CCCTGTGAAGTTCTCGCCCTTCGAGCCCTTCAAGGCGGGCGCCGCGGCAGAGCCCATGGAGCTGGGGCCCagctcgccccccccgcccgagGGCACGGCCCCGCTGCCCATCAAGACCGCGGCCGGTGCCAAGAAGCagaagggggggcgggggcgggtgCCCAGgtaggggggggcggggggggaggctggGGACAGGGTGGGGGCGCATGA